From Lucilia cuprina isolate Lc7/37 chromosome 4, ASM2204524v1, whole genome shotgun sequence:
TTATAGTAACAGCTTTTCGCGGTGATATCTCTTTATTTATAACTTTCTcagtttttattaagttttgagTAAGTTTATCCTGTTCCATCGAGGGTAATTTTCTAATTCGAGGTACAAAAGACAATATTTtatcttcttttattttatacaaacaaattgGAGATTTTAGTTCATACATTTCAGCGACTTCTTCCTTAATAGCAGATGTTTCGGAAACTTTGTCTAGTTCTtgctcttctagttctgtttccaAATCATCGGATTGTCTTTGTAGATTTCTTGGCTTAAATATTAATCGTTTTAGACCTTTGGGCACAGATATTGATTGTAAAGTTCTTTCATCTACTGGTTTTCGATAAAAATGCCACTTTAGTTTTCTTCTAGGCTTAAGTTGGTTATATCTTCTTCTCAGTTCATCTAAACGCAAAGATAAACGTTTAACTCTTACCACATCGTTATCTTTGAGGGGTTTGTCATATTGATCGGTAAGTTCCAATATGTCTGCTTCAAAActttcttttagattttctcTTTCTGCACTAAtatcttttgttattttattggaACTTTTTGctttggaaattttctttagttttgctttgtttttcatttcagaTCTCTTAACTTCCAGACCTGGTACTTCACTTTCATTACTTTCCGTggtagtggtggtggtggttgtAGGAGGAGTTTTATAATCTCCATATGAAGAGTGACTTCGTTTAGGTTTTCTCTTACGTTTTACAGATCGTTTTGATGTAACTCTTGAAGATCGTTTCATATCTTCACTCTCCTCTTTCTTATCACCTATTGGTTGGGGTTCTATAGGTTGTCTTATACGTGTGATTTCCTTAATTCCCTCCTTAAGACTTTCTATAGCGCTTTCACTAGTTTGTTTAGCTGGTTTTGTATAAATTGTACTTGATCTGGTAGCTCTTTTATAAACTTTAgaagattttcttttgtttaaatccGTTTTCTTATCCATTTCAATTTCCGAAACTTCGGATGTTTGGTAGTCCTTAGGTATATCCCGTATTTCAGCAGATTTGTCTGTATCTTCAACTTTAGCATAAATTTTGCTCAGAGATTTGTTAGTTGCTTCTGAAGCTTTAAGCTTTTtactctttaattttttatgaccCATTTCCCTAATATCATCCGTTGATGTCTCTCCTAAGCCACTTATGTTTGTTTTAGTTAATTCAGAAGGTGTTGAAATTAATTCAGATCTTTTTAAATCTTTCACTTTAGATATTTTCTTGATTCTGTTAATTGATCTTTTCTTAAGGATCATTCTCTTAGAATCTTTACTCTTTAACTCTCCCATTTTATGTCCTAATTTTGTTCGCTCCAAACTAGACTCTTTAATACTTTGCTGCGAACGCGTGTTATAactcttaaaagtttttattcttgGTTTTCTTTTCCTATATCTCatcattttatttctatatttgtcATTATAGTTCATTATTCCATCTAATTCCTTAGTTTCACTAGATTGCATTCTTTTCAAAATCAgccattttcttttaatttttcttatttccttCTTTAAACCCCGCAAGTCTAAGGCCTGTATagtttctttataatatttaatttgtctTCTCATAAAAATTTCCTCTTCTTCCAAATTCTCCAATTCCTGCTCCGTTTCTTGAATCttcattcttatttttttaagaatcaaAGATTCTTTCTTTGCTTTCTTTTTAGCTCTATATTTTCTTGCTCTTTGCTTTTTAAGTTCTCTGAAATATATTTTGCGTAAAGTTTTGCGCTCAGCCGCCATTTCTTTTAAATGCTTTAGTCGAGCTTTTTGCTTTAAACGTTTTTTACGTCTTTTTTCTCTaagagtttttcttattttttgtaaattattttttaatttcataattttcttctCTAATTTCcgttgattttttatattaatttttaattttcttttgaatttaaaaatttttactttagaaaGCTTTTGCCATTTTTGCTGATTTCTGAGAGTTTGCCGTAGTTGTTTTAGAACAGCGCTCAATTTGGACAACTCAACAGCAGACAATTGATTACTCATAGAATTTATACTCTTTATATTCGCCatagatattttgtttcaacaGATTTCTAATCCttattatttagaattttgttagacttatgaaaaaaaactatcacaatataaaattgtattaaaaaattttcaatttcaaccaCCTGTATTGAGTATTTTTGAAGTATGaaagaaattcataaaaatttgtttgatataaattgaaaacaaaaacacctGCTAATAGGATTGTATTGAAATTCAGGGATcgaaatgtattaaatataaacaagacAAGACAGACCGATGTAGTCAAGAAtttagactgtactatagtcaataatataaatttatttatcgtgAATACAATAGATTGATTTATAATCTAGATTGTAGATTAATCTATATTTGAGACaattgactgatctataatccagCAATAAACTAGTAAGGGCTACAGACCGATTCATATCCAGGACTACTAAACGGTCTTtacactgatctataatcttgactctAAATTACATAATGATCTAAAGACTAATCTAACGTCAAGACTAAAGAATGGTCTATGGAAGAGACCATAGaatgatcaatagtcaagattataggcTAAAAACTCTATAATGATtaatagtcaagaatatagaatgatctatagtcaacactatagaatgatcaataatcaagactatagaaagatctatattCAAGAATATAGAATGAtgtatagtcaattctatagaatgatctatagtcaagactatagaatgatctatagtcaaaactatagaatgaATTGTAGTCAACACtaaagaatgatctatagtcatgactatggaatgatctatagtcaagactatagaatgatctatagtcaagactatagaatgatctttaGTCAAACTATAGAATGAACTGCAGTCAACACTAAAgaatgatttatagtcaagactatagaatgatctatagtcaagactatagaatgatctatagtcaagactatagaatgatctatagtcaagactatagaatgatctatagtcaaggctatataatgatctatagtcaaggctatagaatgatctatagtcaaggctatagaatgatctattgtcaaggctatataatgatctatagtcaagactatagaatgatctttagtcaaaactatagaataaactgtagTCAACACtaaagaatgatctatagtcaaggctatataatgatctatagtcaagactatagaatgatctatagtcaaggctatataatgatctatagtcaagactatataatgatctatagtcaaggctatagaatgatctatagtcaagactatagaatgatctttagtcaagactatagaatgatctatagtcaagactatagaatgatctgtagttaatactatagactaatatatagactgatcaatcaaaatcaaaaatcttaagaaaatcttCTCAATTTCTAAATCTATTACATTTCCCCAAATATTTGGCATAGAGAataattttgtagaatttatttttatattgttgctACAAATGTTCCCCTCCTCtaaatagtttatagtataacACGCTTATTAAATTTTGCtgcatatttatataatatttcttttttcaactGTTTTGCTCTCCATCATCATGGCCATCATCTTCATAGTCATTGCAACCACCACCATCATCGTTGTCTTCTGTTTAGTGTATTAAACTCCAGAGGCATTAAATGCCACAAATAGGCGTCTTTACTGCATTGGCAACGGCTTTCCGGCATTGCTTACACATGTCCAtgcatttaaacatttaagcaTAAATGATGCATGGCTGTATTCTCATACCAGCCCCAATCGGGTtggtttgttggttggttgatCGTTTGGTTGACTGGGCTGGTGGTTTGCTTTTCATTTGTTTGGGTTGCATTTATTGTTGGCGATACTGATAAGCTTAGAGTATGACTTTGCTGCAGaatcaccaacaacaacaacaacagcaataaccacaataacaacatattttatGACTGTGATTATGATGAGCAACTTACAGCAAATAATACATTTACTCCAAAACGTCcccaaacaaccaaccaaccgaCCGACCGGCCAATATGTAAATTTCTACGCTGATACGCAAATGAGTTCCATATACaaccaccaccatcatcatcattttcatCTGCATCATCagatttttgttgctgctggtaTAGTACAAAACTCCACTTACACAAAATCTTTATACAGTAATGTGTCGTTCGTTggccaacaacaaaatatactcAACATCAAAGATGATTATGACGAAGATGTTGTTTGGTGTATTGTCGATGGTTGTTTCGATCGATAGAGGAATTATGGTGGATGTTGCATCGGTccacacaaacacatatttaTAGTAAATTGCTCGCTTACTATGTTggtcttttacaaaaaatttccccAAAGCTATGGAAATTCTTGcaatgttttttgtattttttatcattGATCCTgtaaatacatgtatatgtatgtaagcatACTTGAAATAACACTGTGACAGTTAATAATGGAGACAATTTTCAAGGTTTTATATTGATTTATAGTTATGTTTATAGACTTATATAACTATAAATAATCAGTCTATAgaatgatctttagtcaagaatatataatgatcaatagtcaagactattgactgatatatagaaatatacaaCTATTCAAGTAATGATCAATACTTTAGATGGATCTGAACTCAAGACTAAAGATTGATCTAAAGGCAAGACTAAAGGGTAATATTCAAGAACATAGACCgatgtatagactatagatcaaaactcatgactacagactattaatattaactataaactaatctatagtcatggatatttactgatctatagtccaaactgtagCCTACTATACATATAGAGTTAATACTTTTACTGATTTATAGACAATAtcatatactgatctatagtcaagagtcgATTGTAAAAACGTAGGTGTACAGTCAAGACTTTACACACTGATCTTTGATCAAGACTacgactgatctatagtcaacactacaGACTGATGATTAATCAAGAATATACACCGATCTACAGACAAGGCTACAAACTGatctatattaaaaattgtagacTAATCTGAAGTCACAActttatactagtctatagtcaaggtcATATAAATCAGTTTTCTTTAGTCAATTTAAGTATCTGTTTGAAATATACTTTATTATACTGTAATATTACATCTCAACACACATCTATCTCTCTTTCTGACTACATTGATGATGTTGATACTCTGATGTTGTTACTGATGTTGGTAgctctaaattttttatatcattttattttccaTAGTCAATTTTTCGATAGGTATTTCTTCcactttttcttcttattttgcCAACAACAAGTTTATTTTCCATCACAACAAAAACGACAAAACAAGagaacaaaaactacaacaaaaaaagaagctTTAAATCTTTTGAAGAGGGTTTTGTTGTGTCATAAGGCTCTTGTTTCATTTTGTAACTTTAATGTTTAAGGTGGTTTTGTAGTTATTAAGATAAAAGATTTGTGGATGAATGAATGGACAATGGACAATTTGcaaaactcacacacacatacatactctttctctatctctctctctctctctaaccGTGTTGCAATAATATCGATCTTTAAGGGGGATGCAATTTCATTTGATTCATAATAACAGATTAACAGAAAAGATAGAATATAAGATTCATGGAAGTGATTAAAAATCAGATAATTGTCAAATCATTGACAATCTTTATTGCTGTGAACAGCAAAAAGGCGAAAATGAAAGAATGTCTCTATGTATGCGAGCGAGAGAGTAAGAGTAATAAAATATGTTAGTTGTTAATGTGGGTAGACAGAGGGAATTTTGCTATTGGCAAAAAAGACTTTGTATGTAAATTGTGAAAACAAGGTTTACAGTTGTTCGATAATATCGTTTAAAATACTGCGAacttaaattatatatgtatttttgtatttttaaagaaaatttatttaaacacttCATAGTGATTATTTCATAATTCTCTTCTAAAACCGACAGAGATCAAAACTGTGTTCTGTAAACTAATAGAAATTCCATTAGCAGATAAAATAGTCAGCTTTATTAAGCAATCAGGGGCAATTGAATGAGTGATATACGATCCATAcacttaataaaatacatataatgttCTTGAGCTTGACTTTGACCAGTTCACTATGTAAACACTCCCTTAACACCTACATTCTAAGAATTTATGATTTCTTGATGACTATAATACATCCGGCACTTGCATTCAGTTAAGTAGTATcagcagaactgaactagaactgaagtagaactgaactagaactgaactagaattgaaccagaactgaacttgaactgaattagaactgaactagaactgaactagaactgaactagaactgaactagaactgaactagaactgaactagaattgaattagaactgaactagaactgaactagaactgaactagaactgaactagaactgaactagaactgaactagaactgaactagaactgaactagaactgaacttgaactgaattagaactgaactcgattagaactagaactgaactaaacctgagaactggaactgatctacaactgaactaaaattaaattaaagctgAAATAGAACAATTTCATATCTCCAAACCTCAACCCATAGTGCATTCACAAAACTACTATATAGCTATAAGcaatacaaaatacacaaaaaagtaaaattaaaagaatgaaaggaatagaaaaaaaatcgttaagCCTTTTTTAAAATGCATACCATTTGTAGCTGGCTGGCTAGTAGATGTTTGGGCTAGGCTTTAGAAATTGCTTTattaactttaaagttttaagctGTTCTTTGTGGACttgtaaagttttgaaaaatgaaCGCATTTCCGTTTCCCTCTACATTgctattataaacattttttctgtACATGGATGACGTTAAGTTTATATAAACGGCAAGGCTCGATGACTATTTGGCTGGTTAGAATCTTGGTTTACTCTTCTCCTCTTCCTCCTGCTGCTGTCTAACGAGTGTTGACATTCCTATTGTGAATGCTACactttaaatgagaatttatatgCCATTAGTTTTATAGATCTAGTGTGAAattctttgtttgtttataaatgtgtatacacaagtatatttcttttaaaagcaaagttttttttaaggttttcttttaagaatatttcttaaattgtcACACAAACTCTAGGCAGGCGAGCTAGCAGCCAGACTTAACATACGAACATACATTAAGAAAGTCTTAGTAGATGCGTAGGCGTAGGTGTTTGTGGCGGTGGATACTGGTTGAGTAGTggaagcaaagaaaaaaaaactataacatcaAACTACGGATGATTGCTAACTAAGAGTTGTTGCTGGAatcatgtttgtttgtttatatattattttcttatttactcGTAAGTTTAAACAGAGAGAAGAAATCTGGTGTCCATACAACAAATGACTTAAGATCGTAAGATTAACGTGTGTGCAGTGGTCTGTAAACAGTTCGAAAAAAGACATTAAGAATGTACTTAAGCTAAAAGCGTATAGGTTTAAAATTTATGGTTAAATGTTTTGAaactaaaattgattttaaattttattttgtatttatagttTACTATGGTGTGATCTTTTCTTTATAGTAATGTTATGATGTTGACTATATTGGATGCATATAACGTAATCATAACACCttctagtatttttttatattgataacTATGTAATTTCTTGAAAtgctaaacaaatttttttgttgaattctagttcagttctaattgaaTTTATGTTTAGTTCGTGTATAATTCTatcttagttctagttcagttcaacttcagttcttgttcaattctacttctattttagttctagttcatgtcaacttcagttcttgttcagttttatttcagttttagttctaatcgagttcagttatagttcagttctagttaagttctagttcagttctagttcagttctatttcagttctagttcagttctagttcagttctagttcagttctagttcaattctagttcaattcttgttcatttttagttcagttccagttaagttctagttcagttctagttcagttctagttcagttctagttcagttctagttcagttctagttcagttctagttcagttctagttcagttctagttctagttcagttctactacagttctagttcagttttcttataaaaaatttcatattttcggAAAACACTTTTCGAGCAGAAAAGAAATCTTAAACACGATGTTCGTCTAGGAAACTTTATGCAATATTAAGCCCAAACAAACATTCCCAGCCCCACAGTGCTAGGTCTAAAAATCCGCCAACCGCCATATTTTTTAAGCAGCAGCAATAAgaatcatcgtcatcatcatcagcaactgctgcagcagcaacaacagtttACTTACACTccataaacacacatacatttgaAGAACATTTTGGATCTTGTTTTTAGTAAGCTGTCGTTGGAAAGTGTCAAAAGTGATATCGATACAATATATTGTTTCCTTATTGCCTGATGCATTACTAGGAAGTGTGGTGTGCATATGCATAGAGTTTAATATTTATGAGTTGGCATCTTAAGAAGACATTTCtgaaaagcaacaataacaacaacaaaatctgcAATACAAAAAACAGATTTAAATGATATTGTTTCTTCAACTTCTTCTCAAAACTACAACAATTGCCTGCTCATGCTAGTTTCATACTTGTACTCCTTGagtagtttttcttttactactttacttagtttttttttattattattcctcTTACGGTTGGTAATGactttttaatttagtaaattcctttaaaaataaacagctTAACatatgtaatttgtatgtttaacaaattattgaaaacactGCCAACGTTTTATAGCGCTTTTTTTAAACcatgcattttttttattactttatttgcAGATTTAATGGAGTAATCTTGTAAAGCAACTCTATAAGAATGTCTCATCAAACAGCTAGACGCGCTGCAGCGCCTACAAGTTTAGAATGTCCGTTGGCCTCGTTGGGACGTACTAGCAATGCGGTAATGGACTCTTTGAATGGTCTACATCAGTCTACCTTTCATCATCCATTAAGTTCAAGTCCTTTGGATCCCCAAGTTTATCAAATGTCTCGTAAATCTCCCGATCTTAGTATAGACACCGATACGGATATTATTTATCACACCAGTTCGGTTTCGCAACAGGGAGATACTGTCGATGGCCTGAGAGGAGATTTAGAGGATACAACACAAAGTGCCAAAAATAATACACAAGAAAGACAGGTGACTGCTCAGTTGTATGATCTCTCAAGATCATCGTCACAAAGTTCTTTAGATCAGCCTCAGCCTATACTGCATAAAGCAGCAACTTTTGAGTTGAGAGGACGACAGCATCCGCTAAATGGTTCAACGGTATTGCCTAGCTCAGCCTCGGTGGGACGTACGGCCCAACAACAGCAGAGATCAAATTTATGTGTGGGCGTTAATGCCAATCAACAGCGTAATTTTTTAGCCCTCGAACACTTAATACAATATGGACGCCATGAACGGGGGCCTAGTGCCTATGTATTACATAGTAATAGTGCCGATACCGAGGATTCAAGTGATGCTGCTCCTGGCACTACCAACAGTCGCTTAACACGTCATCAAAATGGTCGTGGTACTGTACCGGTGGGGGCCTCTACAAATGGTAATGGTCGCAATGCTCAATATTATTTGGAAAAGAAAATGGATGCTTTATACTTGGGTAGTGCCATACGTGGTTTGCCATTGGGTTCGGAGGCTAGTAATTATCAGAGTGAGCGTTATTATCTGGAGGATGGTCTGCGGAGTATGTGTGATTTTAGTGATGCCAATGAGAGACTACAAGGTgagtgtttttataatttaaaattaaccttAGCTGAATTGTGTTTTCATCAGATGAATTACGTTTTTCTTTAGCTGAATTGTAAaactaatgaaatttaaaaagaaaatattaaattatttaataacttttgttaGCTGAATTAAGTTTTCGGTTGCTgaattaaagatattttataaacatcaataatttcaataattttgttttgctgAATTTAGTTCGTGTTTATTTAGTTTGCTGAATTACATTTTTGTTCAGctgaataacatttttatagtatACATAGTTGATTTGCTGAATTGTATTCTTGTTAGCTGAATAGACATagctatttttatttgtaataagctgaatatttttcacattaaattcaatttgatggattacaTTTTAATCCACCTAATTTCTTACAGATTCTCATCTGCTGCACCATCGCGCCTCGAGTCCCAGTGAAACAAGTGGTTCAGATCGTTATCTCTTAAATCGCACCAACTCACCCGCCAATGCCTTCAGTTCATCGAATCATATCGACAACTTTTCCAGTTCAAATAACAACACCTCCTCCTCATCGAATTTGGCCTTGGATCAGCGCTATCATCACAGCAAAGTGAAAAGTTTATCCGATGGTCTGTGTAATTTAGGCAGATTTTCACCTAGTCTAGATCAGGGCTATGCCACTTTGGTATCACCCTCACCCACTGGCCATCATCCGAATACCATAACAACGCACAGTATAGTTCATCATCCACCACCGGCTGCCATGTCGGCGGCAGCGGCCATAGCAAGAAGACATGTGGAGACGGGACCACCACCATGGTCGAAAAAGGGACCATTTAGATCGGGTCCCCTATTTGATCGTTTGCCCGACGAGgccattttgaaaattttccaatgGTTCGATAGTTGTGAATTGTGTAGTTTAGCGCGAGTTTGCCGACGATTCGAACAGTTGGCCTGGCGTCCGGTTTTGTGGAAAGTTATTACTCTAAAAGGGGAACACCTGAATGGTGATAAggctttaaaaatgatttttcgcCAATTGTGTGGACAAACCCGCAATGGTTCATGTCCTGAAGTGGAGCGAGTAATGTTGGCCGATGGTTGCCGTATATCGGATAAGGGCTTGCAATTGTTGACCCGAAGATGTCCGGAATTAACACATCTGCAGCTGCAGACATGTGTTAATGTCTCTAATCAGGCTCTAGTAGATGTCTTGACCAAATGTACCAATGTACAGCATTTGGATGTAACGGGTAAGTTTGgggtaattaaaaaaaatggcgaaaaaaataatttttattaaatttttctttatgtttaagGTTGCACGCAAATTAATACCATAACACCGAATCCAAATTTGGAACCACCTAGAAGacttttattacaatatttagaTTTAACCGATTGTACAGCTTTAGATGATGTGGGTCTAAAAATTGTGGTCAAAAATTGTCCTCAACTGGTGTATCTTTATTTAAGACGCTGCATACAAATTACAGGTAAGAGGTCTTATAATAATATTCCCGATTTACGGATTTAGTAACAAATACTTTATGTTATTCAACAGATGCAGGTCTAAAATTTGTGCCAAGCTTTTGCATAGCCCTAAAAGAGCTTAGCGTTTCCGATTGCCTTAACATAACCGATTTCGGTCTTTATGAATTGGCCAAACTGGGAGCTGCTTTACGCTATCTATCCGTAGCCAAATGTGATCGGGTATCTGATGCGGGTCTTAAAGTCATAGCAAGACGTTGCTATAAATTACGTTATCTCAATGCCCGAGGTTGTGAGGCGGTTAGTGATGATTCCATTACCGTACTGGCACGTTCATGTCCACGTTTGCGGGCACTCGATATTGGTAAATGTGATGTCAGTGATGCTGGCCTAAGAGCTCTGGCCGAAAGTTGTccgaatttaaagaaattaagtttacGTAATTGTGATATGATTACCGATCGTGGGGTACAATGTATAGCGTATTACTGTCGCGGTCTGCAGCAATTAAATATACAAGATTGTCAAATATCCATTGAAGGCTATAGAGCGGTTAAGAAATATTGTAAACGTTGTATTATAGAGCATACAAATCCGggattttgttaagaaaagaaacaacCTATTTAGAGTCTCCTACTATCCTAACGCGCTCCTCTAActgtacatatgtacttatttaagaaaatttattttttaagcaaaattatttgaattttttttttatataatttaaaaattatttaaatttttatttttatattttttagaacaaaaatttcttttagctaaaaattgtaaattatttaatttttttttagaaactaaaCAAATCTAAATCAATTGTAATTAGATTTAGTTTTAggaatttctatttaaataacataaaatcaagtattgaatattta
This genomic window contains:
- the LOC111676955 gene encoding F-box/LRR-repeat protein 7 translates to MSHQTARRAAAPTSLECPLASLGRTSNAVMDSLNGLHQSTFHHPLSSSPLDPQVYQMSRKSPDLSIDTDTDIIYHTSSVSQQGDTVDGLRGDLEDTTQSAKNNTQERQVTAQLYDLSRSSSQSSLDQPQPILHKAATFELRGRQHPLNGSTVLPSSASVGRTAQQQQRSNLCVGVNANQQRNFLALEHLIQYGRHERGPSAYVLHSNSADTEDSSDAAPGTTNSRLTRHQNGRGTVPVGASTNGNGRNAQYYLEKKMDALYLGSAIRGLPLGSEASNYQSERYYLEDGLRSMCDFSDANERLQDSHLLHHRASSPSETSGSDRYLLNRTNSPANAFSSSNHIDNFSSSNNNTSSSSNLALDQRYHHSKVKSLSDGLCNLGRFSPSLDQGYATLVSPSPTGHHPNTITTHSIVHHPPPAAMSAAAAIARRHVETGPPPWSKKGPFRSGPLFDRLPDEAILKIFQWFDSCELCSLARVCRRFEQLAWRPVLWKVITLKGEHLNGDKALKMIFRQLCGQTRNGSCPEVERVMLADGCRISDKGLQLLTRRCPELTHLQLQTCVNVSNQALVDVLTKCTNVQHLDVTGCTQINTITPNPNLEPPRRLLLQYLDLTDCTALDDVGLKIVVKNCPQLVYLYLRRCIQITDAGLKFVPSFCIALKELSVSDCLNITDFGLYELAKLGAALRYLSVAKCDRVSDAGLKVIARRCYKLRYLNARGCEAVSDDSITVLARSCPRLRALDIGKCDVSDAGLRALAESCPNLKKLSLRNCDMITDRGVQCIAYYCRGLQQLNIQDCQISIEGYRAVKKYCKRCIIEHTNPGFC